The sequence below is a genomic window from Bombus pascuorum chromosome 15, iyBomPasc1.1, whole genome shotgun sequence.
TCACGCGGTTGCATCTACAGGACGTTACAAAAGTAACATAACCTAGAATTTAACCAAGTGCAGAACGAAATGGCTGTTATCGAGAGCCGGAGGGCGACCAGGGTTCTTCCAGGAATTCTAATCTAGTTTCCACGTCTATCTAACGTTCTATTCAGAAATAGAGAGACTAGGCAGCCGGGAAGGATGAAATTTCGCACGATCCAGGGGCAATTTCATCTGGAAACGGCATCGATCGAGCGTGCACGTTCGCGGTTACCCTAATGAGTCGCAGCTAGGGGAAGGCCCCCGacgtaattaagaaaattgcaGGCGATCGAGCGTGGATCTTCGTTGCGCCAGGAAAATCTCGCACGTGCTCGCCAGCGTTATTCCGGCTTCCGGTTCGGCTCGAATATCAGCTCGTGCCGCCTCTAATGTTCACCTTTGCCTGCCCGCTTGCCCTCTTCATTATGCATTCACCGCGAGTCCCTTCGTTAAACCTCTTTCTTCGCCCGATAGCCATCTCCTTGACATCTGTATTCCAACCGAGCCTCTGTTTACTTTGGCGCCAGCGATATCGGTCAGCATTGCCATTACCATATTCCTAGATCCATTAGACAGACCTTGTTATgaggaattttaaatttacgacGGCTGAAAGCGTTCCAGCTCTTAGCATGGAAGTTGCCCgcgttatattaaatattttgaaatttcatttacgcTGCAACGAGTCACGACGTAGCCGTGATTACGTTGGCAAGGATTGAAACAGAGCTGAAAACGTGGCTATGGAAAAACACTTGGACACCACTGcgtttattattgtaattgatGTATTCATTGATTGGATCTGatcgttttattcgttttatcaaAGAAAACTATCCGTTTTATGTTTCCAATTGcctacaaatttttatgaagtCCTGTGGACATAACGTCATTCCTAGAATCCAATGCTGACACATTAAAAATGTTCTGTTTTGTGTTAACATCTAAACAAAGTGACCTACAGCCTTATCGAAGATTCAACTAAGGAAAATTAcctatttcaataaattccaTTTACCATAAATACCTACAAATTTCTATGGAGTCCTATGAAGATAACGTCATTCCTAGAATCCAATGCTGACACGTTAAAAATGTTCTGCTTCGTGTTAACATCTAAACAAAGTAACCTACAGCCTCGTCAAAGACCCAACTAAGAGAAATTATCTGTTTCAACAAATTCCATTTACTACAAATACCTAAAAATTTCCACGTAATCTATGACCTACCGAGAAGCTATCGGGACCATAAAATGACCGTCTTATCGAGCATTAAGCAATTCAGCTACACTGACAGAATCAAAAATGAATTCGCAGCGAAAGGGTTGATAGAATCGCAGGAATTCCGATATCGATGTATCGTCATTCTCCTTCCAATTGGCAGCCACCTTCGGGCCTATGATCGGCTGTTTTTCCATCGACAGAACATGGCCTGGAGTTCCGCCGCGTCATCCGACGACCGCGTCTCTGGCAATGACTGTGCGTCCACTTTCCTTACAAAAATTGCCTCGCAGGTTCAGCTAGCGTAAGACAAAAGACACACCGATCGATCACGTCTCCGTCGCGTCGATCCGGTCCCTCGATCTTTCACATACAATCATAGTTCTCTCCCTCTTGTCTCGTTACAGGGCTGAGCAATTTGATGAGAGAGGATGCATCCGGCTGGAAGACGCTGTGCATTGCCGTTAGCGAGGCGATCGGCACCGCCATTCTGGTCTTCGTTGGATGTACAGGATGTATCGGAAGCTTGGGTGTTCAACCGAACCTGATGCAGATCTCTCTGGCCTTTGGACTAGGTGCCATGATAGCTATACAGGTGAGCATTTGGAAAGTGGCTGCGAGTCAAAGTTTTCGCGCCACATCTTGGGTTGTCGTTAGGGAAAATGCAAAACCAGGGCTTGTTTCATCACAGACGACAAAAGTTAACGTATGTAACATCGTAACGGTCGCTGGAAAATTACTGTGCATTTCTTATCTGCTCGGATCATTGGCTgggaatgaaaaatatcatcaACAGATAACAGCCCATGCGTGAACGTGCAGTAAGTTTTAACGTCAAATGGCTGAAAAGAAGAGTTTAGGAGAGTGAAACTTGGCTCGGTGATAACTCCACGCTATGGGGTTGTTTCTCGCGTAACGGTGCTGGCCCGCTCGTAAGAATAAAAGCAACTACGGACAGATTCGTGACTATTTTACAAACTCGTATGCTGCCTGCGTGCAAACGAGATAATGCGAGCAGAACGGTCATTTCGACGCGATAATAACGCGAAACCTTCTAAATTAATCGACACGTTTCTTTTGCGACAAAACGTCGTATAGTTGAGTGGTGAAGTCGTGCCGCTGACTTGAACGCGACGCAACATTCGCGGGATTACGTTCGACGTGAATTGGGAAGCCAATGTTTTAGAAACAAAAGGCAGTTCATGCATGTTGCGTACGATTAATCGAATCGATGGCACGCGGTAAACAAATCCAAGGTTTAACCAACATCTTTCTACGTTATTTCTTATGTAACTTTTGtcgaatttgtaattatataattgaaacGGAGTACACGTTTCTCGACATTGTTGCAAAGTTTGATTTTCTTCACCTGATTCAATATTTAACCGAGTAGATGTTACACGAGtataatcgaagaaaagatATATTGTCATTTCACGTGTACACTGTTAGctctgtaaattattttcaatttcaatttcaatgtatcttggaagataaaaatacacagtaatttctttaatttctttatcagTAGGTGTATATAAGTCGATTCACAGGTGGAAACGGTTAATTCCACATtctgaaatttggaaaattttattaccaaCGTATCGATTAATTCACCGATCAATGCTtgtataatttcatcgatcttctctactttttctttcgtatagCTGACAAATTATATGTACGTCATCGCTCAAAAGTATCTGAACATTTGTCTATTTGTTACAAGATACGATGATTAATGATATCGCAGCGATTTTTATAATCGCCGCGGATGATTCCTAGTTTATCGTCAACCAGTTAAGTGGGGAATTTAGTTTTAGAAATATACACGTCGAACGCagttaacactttgactgccacgtggGTCATACATGATCCGCCACGGTTTCTGCCGTGACGCCACGGCGGTCATTGATGACCGGAGCGCTTCAACttattacaattgtaaaaattgaatgaaaattcacAGTTAGGCCATTTtcaatataaccgataaatagaagatactttgaaataataagTGTCCCATTGAACGTTTAAACATTATTGGAACATCGATAAAAGAAATGAGAAGAAATCTTGCacctaacggtgcactgtgttaaaACGCTTTGAACATAAACGTGGCTCGTCGATACGATCTGGACAATAGGTGGTCACCTTTTTGCTCCGATTCTTAGCAATTTTTCATCCTaactgtttaacatttttttatagcactctctgcaaaattttcgtgccaGCTACGCTTGCCCTTCTTTCCTCTGCATTTTGTGTCGCGATCTTTgtcgaataagtatatttcgCGGCTCTGGTGAACGGCACTGTGTAAGGTGCGTTGCGAGTGCCATTCTAAAATCTGATACCTTGATGTTTGTCTTTGTTGCTTGTTTATAGAGCATCGTCGCGTTTGAAATCAATGTATTTAACAGTAACTCTAAAGCTAATTTTGTATACCACTCGTGGGTTCTTCCACGTATTGTAGAATATGCTATCGTTTGATCTGACAAATCCACAACACATTTTCCTCTGTTGTGATCTACCACTACCATTGACTTAtcagaaacataatttttttgaCCTCTACCATTTCAGCCGAATGTTTCGTCgagatcataaaaataatcgtaaaactgtttactaatatgttctacacgtttcaacgatatattctgcacgttttgcctacgacgaaacaacgaatgcgaatggtttgttgaaataaacgaagccttgttgtaatatgtcgctatcaactgcTAGCAAGGCGCCACGATGGTccccgtgaccaccaataagatgaACGGTTCCCATTGGGGAAGAACGTCGTCTTACATCATCAACTTATTAGTATTTtaccattatatgctttgaataataaaacgcGTGATTTcgacgtggcagtcaaagtgttaactaattaatatatatatatatatttaattgatatATCGTTAATAGAAATCGACCAGATATTTGTCCGGATACTAGTcaaacatattatatgtaGTGGGAAAgctattttcacatttttaaatttatcttgcCACGGGAAAGCTAAAGTACTTTGAATCGGCGAgacgatgaaaaatttacattgaTCGATCGGTTGAAAGAATATCGACTGTGCTACGTTATTTGTATGTTTGGTAATAACGCTGTCGGTTGCTCTagctaataaattattccgtAACTTAACAATTCGCCAATGCGTCAGATATACACGCGCTGGCTTATAATTAATTCGGGGTTAGTCTAATTAATTCTAGTTCCGTTGCTCGAGAAACCAGATGCTAATGAAGTTCAGATAGGTTGATTTGATTGAACCTCTTGCTTTTGGCACTTCTAAAACTCATCCACTGCTTACAATTGCTAATCAAGCCAATCCAAACAGGGAATCAGAGGGTCAACGACTAGATTGAAACTCTATCTTTAGACTTCCGGGAACTCGCAATAGCTTCGATTTCAATCACGCTGACGCTTGTAAATTCTTGAATCTCTATCCGACTTGTCACTTTTCTGCCGCGCTATTccaacttttctttttacgctTCTGCCATCTCTCTGTTCCATTTCATACATTTTCCATCGGTGTTCGATTCCGGTCGTGGCTTCCACCAACCCACGGAACAAGCGAACGATGATAAAAATTTACCGAGAGTGGCTCACTGATTTATCGTAATGTCTAGTTTGCCAACTTCTTCGAAATTTACTGTTTCGGCTGTTTTACTTTTCGCGGCAATTCAAATTGCAAGCAAGAAAGTCGATACgtgaatttattactttctgtCGTCCAGCAACGAAAATTCCTTTGCCCTCGTATCGTTTGTTCCTTGCTCTATCGTCGTCATAATCACGAGGCTGACACGCGGAAATTTCCCTTTTCTAATTGCACTCTCGATACTTCGTTTATCCCATGTCAGAGAAATGGCAAATTCCCTTTGCTTATCCAAGTTATCGTTAATTGGGTTATCGTTAAGTGACTGCGGATTTTGCCATTACCATTTAACGTaagtcacttagttgccacCAAATAGATACCAAGATATTCGCTTACAGCGgaggacgaaagaaaaaagtagtACAAGAGCGCGCGATAATTGCAGAGAAAAGTGTTACAAGTGCCGAGAACAATTAAATTACCGATAGACGGAGTGCAGATGACTGTTATCAGCATGGTAGAAATCTAGTAAAGAGTGTTATCGGTACAGCAAAGTTACAGCGCAGCGTAGTTATTATACACGAGTATGAATTTGAAACTTTCTTCCGTCCACTGCTGTGCATTTAGCaattacttaattatcgaatatttatattcccTGATGTTTCTTGTCTCACTGTGTTATTTTACTTTCCAGTGTATTGGACACATCAGTGGAGCGCACATAAATCCCTCCATAACAGTGGCAGCTCTGATCCTAGGAAGAGTCTCTCTGCCCATGACCTTCCTCTACATTTGTTCCCAGTGTATCGGTGGACTGATAGGCTTCGGTCTGATTAGGGTAAATCATCGCTCGATACTACCGCTACAACTACCgtactaagtgattgcggcaTTTATTACTatcatctaatgacaaaacccgcaatcgcttagttgccaagccaatagtTCAAGATGTTCGCTACGATGAAAAATTTGCGTTAATTAACAGGACGCGAGATACAAAGGACAAAAATATCTGCGTAGCAACCGTTGGTGTCGTTTTCTAAAATTCGTAGAAACCAATGTTCAAAGTACATGCGCGTCCTAGCGGCAATTTTTCAGTGCGTAGAACTCGAAATGTTCACTGATCTTTTTCTGTCTAATTAATGACTCTTGACTAGACTCGGTTGTACACGCGATCAGTGACTCTACGAATTTATACTCAATAATGTTtacaatacaaataaattcacTGTGTGGTAAATGTATATACagtatacgtataatacaGTGGATTATATAGGGTGAAACAGGTAAAACGGATAGAAGAGAAATATGCGAAACAGAACTGCGTGGTATCGCCATGTGATTTCGTGTAAATGGTTGTTCGATAGTTGGAGGTCGTACGAAGGTCAAGTTGGATTTTTCGGACGGGATGACACGTTTCTTTACGTAGCATCGGCAGTGCACTGGGACGTTAATAAATCGTCATTACATAAAACAATGTGTTGGATCGCTCGCACGAGGTATATCATTTTCTCTTGCAATTGACTTTCATTGACCTTGAATGTTCTTGAACGTGTAGATCATCGTACGGGTCTTAAAACGCCACGCTAGATGCTACGTAAAGAAGCACGGCGTTCCATTTGAAAAAACGAAAGTGATCTTCGTATGACCTCTACGCGGCCATTTATCAAAGAACTATTTACATCGAATTATATGCTCCACGACATCGTGCAACGTTTGGTTTGACACGTTTCTTCCGTCGCCAATAACAGCCGAGATATTTAGGTGGCCTATTTTAGTCCCACCctgtatatgtaataaataagatCGTACGATAATTATAAGAATGTACAAAATACGATGGTACAACACAGATCTAGTCAGGAGCGGATTTACCTCGACGCTAACGACGCTATGGTGGCCCCAAAAGTGCTTGCGAAAAAGATCAACGAACAATCGATTGTCAGAATCgcataaaatacatttgtcAGTTTACAAAGACTGGGATAAGAATTTTGGCTCGGCTGAAACGACGTTCGTTGAGTCAACACGTATAGCTGTTGAAATATTCGAGACGTCCATCGACAACTCGATGGGTCCATTCGAAAGTGTTCAGAAGGATTGTTGCGTTTTCTAAACTGCGCGAGAACCCATCGAATCCTCCACTTGAATAATTTTGCAGGCAGTTCTGCATCGCGTGGCGCGTATTTTAACCACCACACGCAAAGTTAATATTCACCTAGTCCTGACAGATTACGCGAAGGACCTCCGAAcgtgaatattaatttcctaTAGGTTTAACAAAAATCGACTTATCCAGGTACCTTggcattttataaatttgcttTAGAAAGGTGAAAGGTTGGGTCGAAGGTGACCCAAAGCGATCATTAGCTTCAGGCCAGCAAAGAATTAAATCCGCCATTGGACGTGACAAAATTTTATGCGACATTTCGATCGACACGTCGGTAGTTTTAGCGTTAAATCGAACCCCGATCCAAACTCCTCCAGCTTCTTCGATACAGAATTCTTCGATTTCTGCAGGTGATAACACCGGTGCAGCTGATGTACACCGCGCAGGGGGCAGGAGAATCCTTCTGCATGACGGACGTTCACACAGATCTGACCACTCTTCAGGGTGCCATGGCGGAGGTTTTGGCCACTGGGCTTCTCGTCTTCTTCGCGTGCGGTGTATGGGACTGTCGAAACGCCGCCAACACAGACTCGACACCGATGAGGCTTGGCTTCTGCATCACCGTCCTGTGTCTCATTTTCATCCCATACACTGGCTGCAGTTTGAACCCAGCAAGGACACTAGGTCCAGCCGTCTGGAATGGCTACTGGACTAATCATTGGGTCTTCTGGATTGGCCCAATCGGTGGCGCTATCGTGTCGTCGCTGCTGTATCGATGTCTGTTTCTTTGCAAGACTACCGAGTCTGAATAGCGGACAACGACGCAACAGTGCTGTAGGACGGCGATGAATGGCGATGGTAGGTTTTGCAGTTGCAGGATCGAGATTATTAGGAATAGCGAATAGCGATGGTAAAGCGTCCATTTGTTCCAACTTATCGCTGATTAGCCTTCTGCTACGTTTTGTTTGCCGCAGGACAAACACGGGATAATAATAGGGCGACTCGTAACTTGTGCGATTTTCTTCATTCCAAGACTCGATATTGTCACGCGGAAGAATCTATGAACGCGCTAACCGAAGCGACTCTCTGGCGATAATTTCTTAATCATCtgaattaattatagaaataattttataatttttttatttgagaaCACAGATGTATGGGAACATATATAGCGTATTGACCGTCGCGCTGATTTTATACACGATGTCCCCGTATCGATGGTACAACCGTGGAGAGGGTGAATgtacatgaaaaaataagtcgaaaatgtggaatacatttttttcattcgaggcttcgttttcgagaaaatccaCTTTATATTTCGTCCGGCTACGCCTGCGCTTGACCGTCTCGTggttaaaattaaacatatgTCGTACGTTTATGAGCAATAATAAAGCGTGTAACCCTTAGGAGTTACTTTATTAATgcaaaatttgttgaaaatgcTGGCCATCGAGCTGCTCAccgaattcaatttttaacgcATTTTCCGctttcatttctttgtttGTACGGTTTGTATCGAGATCCGTTTAAGCAGGACGTAATCAGGCGCACGCGCCCCAGGACCTCAAGCATGGAACGCGCATACAGCCGACTCATTCGACGATTCACAGTTCTCGTCGTCCTCTTTCGTATAGAATCGAGAATTCCTGGcaaatttctttcgtcttcGTCGGTTTCCGCTCTGTTCGCTCGATCTCACCTTCCGCAACTGATCGATACGACTGAGGGGAAGAGGCGGCGAGAAAATAGATCGAGCCACGTTAATCCACTGTCTTATTGGTTTCAGCGAGCAGAATCGTATTCAGATGGTCCGTAGTTCACAATTCGAGCGAGAAATCCTAATCGTGTCGCGGAAGCCGAAAGTGGGGGACGATCGCAGGGCCGAATAAAGGATGGAGGATCGAGAAGAGGCGGAAACTTCGCGGAACGTCAGGCGAGAAGGACTTCTCGGTTGCGCAGACCGATTTTCCCAAACGATTCGTCCTCTTCTTAGATCGATATCATCTCCTcttacgtatatttttctacgaagtacgtaattttcaaagtttcgcGTAATTTCGATGGAAAGTTTCCGAGAGGGAGAGGAGAGAGGGAAGCAtcgtagaataaaaattgttcgtaGAATTCTTTGTCTGAGAATGAAACGCGAGAAAGGATTGCAGATTGTTTTCGATGCCTCGTTTATCGAATGGGTAGGTCACGGAAGAATCGAATTCTTCGATCTATTgcgtttttaaaattacgaaattcaGAATTCACCAAAAGCGATCGAGATGTGTGCACGCAGAggcagaaataaatttgatacgTTTTAAGAAACTCTCATCGTGTCTTTTCGCCGCTCCTACCTTCTTCCATCCTTGTTTGGATTTTTCATTCccagaaaaaaggaaagtatttcattaaattcgtAAGTTTACGAGATCACGAGTAGTTTCGCGAAAGAGGCACGATCTCTGTCGACCGTTCAATTTCaagattgtaaataaaataattctccaGCCATACGATCCTTTCGTACAATTATTTAATCACCCGGTAAtcgttgataaataaataataagactTCATAGCTGATAAAAAGagctattttaatttcaacgacAGGCTGTTGCCTGTTTCGACAGCTTTCGCACGGTGAAAAAAAGATTTCGAAAATGAGCGATTAAAACCGATTCATTTGCGTTGCGTCGCTGTCTGCGAGTTCCGGAAACGTGTAAACGCTGGCAGCTGGCGCAAAAAAAACTCTCGGCACGTTTACCAACACCGTGCAACAGCTCTTGGCGCGATAACAGAGTTTATCTGCGAAAGTTTTTTGCTTGAAATTCGAGAAATATTCAACACGACAAATACAGGAAATTAAGCGTCGTCTGCGAGAGAAGATGGACGAGAGCGTGGCTCGTCGTCTAGTCGGAAATCGCCACGTctgaattttttctttgtttcctttttacccTACGAACAGCCCTGCTAAATGTTCCGCATGGTTTTTACAAAAGTCACCGGCGAACGAGTCGTTTCGTGGCttattttcaaaatcgttTTTTATGCAATAATACAAACtgtcgaaagagaaaaatgttctGTCGTTGAAATAACAATCGAATATCGGTGTTTCGATCCGCCGCGAAGCTTTCACGCGCAACAGCGGATGAGGCTCCaggataaataatttaatcacATCTGTTGCAATCGGACACGGATTTTTAACGCTGACTCGATATGTTTGTAGCTTTTAGCGTATTTCACTACCG
It includes:
- the LOC132914699 gene encoding aquaporin AQPAe.a-like isoform X2, translated to MEQTGISIIQTGAITASTAGKSKSVGIPFNPSSSIQSATKKFKIPWLSNLMREDASGWKTLCIAVSEAIGTAILVFVGCTGCIGSLGVQPNLMQISLAFGLGAMIAIQCIGHISGAHINPSITVAALILGRVSLPMTFLYICSQCIGGLIGFGLIRVITPVQLMYTAQGAGESFCMTDVHTDLTTLQGAMAEVLATGLLVFFACGVWDCRNAANTDSTPMRLGFCITVLCLIFIPYTGCSLNPARTLGPAVWNGYWTNHWVFWIGPIGGAIVSSLLYRCLFLCKTTESE